From one Chanodichthys erythropterus isolate Z2021 chromosome 3, ASM2448905v1, whole genome shotgun sequence genomic stretch:
- the LOC137013875 gene encoding zinc finger protein 665-like: MEESEESEELSEVEEKHHDKPGEKPLSRSKNKKTFLKERAAKKSTTCTQCGKSFTTKHDLERHMRVHTGEKPFTCDQCGKSFTQSENLKSHMRIHTGERPFTCDQCGKTFIGSSELKKHLRVHTKEKPYSCSVCGKRFSQLGSLKAHQKIHTGVREFMCFECEKTFTTASQLKLHQRNHTGEKPYKCSHCDKRFSVSANLKTHERIHTGEKPYKCSHCDKRFNQLEHLKRHELIYSGDKPHTCDQCGKSFSIKSYLKLHMKIHAEEKQQHCSLKSQVSSVRLRHSQITL; the protein is encoded by the coding sequence ctcaaagaataaaaagacatttttaaaggaaAGAGCAGCCAAGAAATctacaacctgcactcagtgtggaaagagtttcacaaccaaacatgATCTTGAGcgtcacatgagagttcacaccggagagaagccgttcacatgtgatcagtgtgggaagagcttcacCCAATCAGAAAACCTTAAAAgccacatgaggatccacactggagagagaccgttcacatgtgatcaatgtggaaaaacatttattgGGTCATCAGAGCTGAAGAAACACCTGAGAGTTCATACGAAGGAGAAGCcatattcatgttctgtgtgtggaaagagattTTCACAGCTGGGAAGTTTAAAAGCACATCAGAAAATacacactggtgtgagagagttcatgtgctttgagtgtgagaagacttttactaCAGCGAGCCAATTAAAACTGCACCAGAGAaatcacactggagaaaaaccttacaagtgttcacactgtgacaagagattcagtgtgTCAGCAAacctgaaaacacatgagaggatccacactggagaaaaaccttacaagtgttcacactgtgacaagagattcaatcaGTTAGAACATCTGAAAAGACATGAGTTGATCTACTCTGGAGACAAGCCacacacgtgtgatcagtgtggaaagagtttctctatTAAAAGTTACCTGAAGCTTCACATGAAGATTCATGCAGAGGAGAAACAACAACACTGTAGTCTGAAATCACAAGTCTCTTCTGTGCGACTTAGACACAGTCaaatcaccctgtag